CTGAGCTGGGAAGGCAGCTCGGTGCAGCGCGCCTGGATGGTGGCATTCCTCAAGAACCCCAACACACTTCGGCCGGCTCTCATCCGACGTATGCCGAAGTTCAACCTCACCGATAGCGAGATCCAGACCCTCACCGACTACATCATGACGGTTTTCCAAACGCCTGCCTTTGACCAGGATTCCGTTCCGGCGAGCTTCACCTCGGCGGAGATTGAAACCGGCCGGCAACTCTTCTATTCAAAATATGCCTGCCAGTCCTGCCACATCGTAGACCCTACCAAAGACAAGGGCTACATCGGGCCGACCCTGACCGCGGTAGGTTCCCGGCTCACCCCCGCCTGGATCTTCCACTACCTCAAAGACCCGCAGGCGCTGCGCCCCGGCACGCTGGAGCCCAACCAGCACCTGAGCGATTCCGACGCGCGGGCGCTGACGGCGTACTTAGTTTCGCTCAAAGGACAGCCTGCCAAGGAGGCCAGGAAATGAAGACGTGCCTATTGATTGCAATGAGCTTGGCTCTGGCTTGCTGCGCCCGAACAAAACCAGAAAGTGCACCGCAGCCGAAGGCATTCGGTACCGCCATCACCATCGTGAGCGGTGACAAGCAACTCGGCACCACTGGCACCGCGTTGCCCCAGTCGCTGGTGGTGCAGATCAACGACGCTGAAGGCAACGCCGTCACGGGTGCGCCGGTCTCGATCCAGGGAGCTAACGGCGCCAGCGCAACGCCGGCGGTCGGCCTCACCGACGATAGCGGCCAATTCACGTCGACCATTAGCATGGGAGAAACTTCTGGCCGTTACCGCATCACTGCCACCAGTCACGATCGGGCAGGGAAGCCGTTGACAATACAAACCGAGGAGATCGCGCTCGGATACCAGCAAACTTGGGGGCGCGAGCTGAGCGCGACATATTGCGATCGCTGCCACAATCCGGAGTCCACGCCCGAGCGGGTTTCCAACTACGACAACCTCTCCACCAAACCGCATCCTTTCACCGAAGGCGCCGCACTGAACAAGCTTTCCGATGCGGATCTGACGGCTATCATCACCCACGGCGGCCCGGCCCTGAACAACTCTCCAGAAATGCCGCCCTACGGCTATACGCTGTCGAATGTGGAGATCCAGGCGCTGATCGCGTACATCCGCACCCTGGCCGATCCGCCGTATCAGGATGCGAAGCGATCTATGCCGACAT
The window above is part of the Terriglobia bacterium genome. Proteins encoded here:
- a CDS encoding cytochrome c gives rise to the protein MKTCLLIAMSLALACCARTKPESAPQPKAFGTAITIVSGDKQLGTTGTALPQSLVVQINDAEGNAVTGAPVSIQGANGASATPAVGLTDDSGQFTSTISMGETSGRYRITATSHDRAGKPLTIQTEEIALGYQQTWGRELSATYCDRCHNPESTPERVSNYDNLSTKPHPFTEGAALNKLSDADLTAIITHGGPALNNSPEMPPYGYTLSNVEIQALIAYIRTLADPPYQDAKRSMPTSLPSQRS